In Haloterrigena turkmenica DSM 5511, a single genomic region encodes these proteins:
- a CDS encoding glycoside hydrolase family 15 protein produces MRDDDYPPIEAYGVVGNLETCALVAPDGSVDWFPFPHLESPSIFAAVLDAERGGRFRIAPTDSFETDRRYVDDTNVLETSFRTDGGTATVTDFLPPAGRTDHPKKVLYRKLACDEGRVDLAVDLEPRFDYARAETTVESEQRGALAEGRDERTLLESPIDLEIEDDRVTGELSLETGDEEWFLLRCTGAEDANTDPEAALEESLEYWSDWAHDCGADGDCVFEGAWHDRVVRSELVLKLLTHAESGAIAAAPTTSLPEDIGGVRNWDYRFNWLRDAGFTVQALMNLGTADEATAYFEWFMDLCQADDPAAIQPLYGLHGESDLEERELEHFEGYRGSSPVRIGNEAADQRQHDTYGELLLAVDEMHRHGRELDPDEWDRIRDIVDYVREIWDEPDAGIWEVRGGDEHFVYSKVMCWVALDRGIALATDGGYDAPVGEWRETCERIRADVLENGYDEDVGAFVQSYGSNALDATGLLLPIVGFLPFGDDRIRETIDAIEETLVEDGVFVQRYDGDDGLPGEEGAFVLCSCWFVDALALSGRVAEAQSRFETLLEYLNPLGLIAEEIDPESGAHLGNFPQAFSHIGIVNSALYLGYLRGHEAPGPAPMGIRLGEPVGLPSESSDRRY; encoded by the coding sequence ATGCGCGATGACGACTACCCGCCGATCGAGGCCTACGGCGTCGTCGGGAACCTCGAGACCTGTGCGCTCGTCGCCCCGGACGGCTCGGTCGACTGGTTCCCGTTTCCCCACCTCGAGTCGCCGAGCATTTTCGCCGCCGTCCTCGACGCCGAGCGGGGCGGGCGGTTCCGGATCGCCCCGACCGACTCGTTCGAGACCGACCGGCGGTACGTCGACGACACGAACGTCCTCGAGACGTCGTTCCGAACCGACGGCGGCACGGCGACGGTGACGGATTTCCTGCCGCCGGCCGGGCGCACCGACCATCCGAAGAAGGTGCTCTACCGCAAACTCGCCTGCGACGAGGGACGCGTCGACCTCGCGGTCGATCTCGAACCGCGGTTCGATTACGCCCGCGCGGAGACGACGGTGGAATCAGAACAGCGAGGAGCGCTCGCTGAGGGACGAGACGAGCGGACGCTGCTCGAGAGTCCGATCGACCTCGAGATCGAGGACGATCGAGTAACCGGTGAGCTCTCGCTCGAGACCGGCGACGAGGAGTGGTTTCTACTCCGGTGTACGGGCGCAGAGGACGCGAATACGGATCCCGAAGCCGCGCTCGAGGAGAGCCTCGAGTACTGGTCCGATTGGGCACACGACTGTGGTGCCGACGGCGACTGCGTGTTCGAGGGGGCGTGGCACGATCGGGTCGTCCGCTCCGAACTCGTCTTGAAACTCCTCACCCACGCCGAGTCCGGGGCGATCGCGGCCGCGCCGACCACCTCCTTACCCGAGGACATCGGCGGCGTTCGGAACTGGGACTACCGGTTCAACTGGCTCCGCGACGCCGGATTCACCGTTCAGGCGCTGATGAACCTCGGGACCGCCGACGAGGCGACCGCTTACTTCGAGTGGTTCATGGACCTCTGTCAGGCCGACGACCCGGCGGCGATCCAGCCGCTGTACGGCCTCCACGGCGAGTCGGACCTCGAGGAGCGAGAACTCGAGCACTTCGAGGGGTATCGCGGGTCCAGCCCGGTCCGGATCGGCAACGAGGCCGCCGACCAGCGTCAGCACGACACCTACGGCGAACTCCTGCTCGCCGTCGACGAGATGCACCGGCACGGTCGCGAACTGGACCCCGACGAGTGGGACCGAATCCGCGATATCGTCGACTACGTCCGCGAGATCTGGGACGAACCGGACGCGGGCATCTGGGAGGTTCGCGGCGGGGACGAACACTTCGTCTACTCGAAGGTCATGTGCTGGGTCGCTCTCGATCGCGGGATCGCGCTCGCGACCGACGGTGGCTACGACGCTCCGGTCGGGGAGTGGCGGGAGACCTGCGAGCGGATCAGGGCTGACGTCCTCGAGAACGGGTACGACGAGGACGTCGGCGCGTTCGTCCAGTCCTACGGGTCGAACGCGCTCGACGCGACCGGACTCCTGCTCCCGATCGTCGGCTTCCTGCCCTTCGGCGATGACCGCATTCGAGAAACGATCGACGCGATCGAGGAGACGTTAGTCGAGGACGGGGTGTTCGTCCAGCGGTACGACGGCGACGACGGCCTCCCGGGCGAGGAGGGCGCGTTCGTCCTCTGCTCGTGCTGGTTCGTCGACGCGCTCGCGCTCTCCGGGCGCGTCGCGGAGGCCCAATCCCGGTTCGAGACGCTGCTCGAGTACCTGAACCCGCTCGGACTGATCGCGGAAGAGATCGATCCCGAGAGCGGCGCCCATCTCGGGAACTTCCCGCAGGCGTTCAGCCACATCGGAATCGTCAACAGCGCCCTCTATCTCGGCTATCTGCGGGGCCACGAGGCGCCCGGCCCGGCGCCGATGGGGATTCGACTCGGCGAGCCGGTCGGGCTCCCAAGCGAGAGTTCCGATAGGAGATACTGA
- a CDS encoding cupredoxin domain-containing protein, which yields MSNKNDSNDGVARRSVLAAGGATTLGVLVGGVGAANGSAVTRQDEGGETADSSRDVTVRQEPGNAFYWVLPGERQLSPQVFGTPDDPRRGSDLLESRIEQAKGFPEPLDEAIPQLLEDLPPLVAAPEDAREPIEDDESGGIARERFTEPTLYSDEAEVTSGSFEVTYGDRQPYDLPGEPGDTTDAVDIDAQFTDPAGNEYEIDHDHVVQPPIPGYETGGGVLSGSWLHGITGTGSPLFPRVYTYGASWGVGDVRINGEVATEDGFRVIHFMTTQTVRDERYRMAVDEEMPLAPDGTIAGQVHHTHGVVLPIRPTPEGPVYDPVPTAMELPNGETQPFIHAMWEQDEIVEGPFDDWEFPGQADGEASDAEESAGGDADFQLVGEASAWQGAAPEAIAGAENPTLQLEAGTEYTLVWENGDGLQHNFAIVDANGEDLLASELVGDQGATQTVTFTASKEMSEYYCQVHPQSMRGGIEIGG from the coding sequence ATGTCAAACAAAAACGATTCGAACGACGGCGTGGCGCGGCGATCGGTGCTCGCGGCCGGTGGCGCAACGACGCTCGGGGTGCTCGTGGGCGGTGTCGGAGCAGCGAACGGATCGGCGGTCACCCGGCAGGACGAGGGGGGCGAAACCGCCGACTCGAGCCGCGACGTCACGGTGAGACAGGAGCCGGGAAACGCCTTCTACTGGGTGCTTCCCGGTGAGCGACAGCTGAGTCCGCAGGTGTTCGGAACGCCGGACGATCCGCGGCGGGGGAGCGATCTGCTCGAGTCGCGCATCGAACAGGCCAAGGGATTCCCCGAGCCGCTGGACGAGGCGATTCCGCAATTGCTCGAGGATCTACCGCCGCTAGTCGCGGCACCGGAGGACGCCCGCGAGCCGATCGAAGACGATGAGTCGGGCGGAATCGCTCGGGAACGATTCACCGAACCGACGCTGTACAGCGACGAGGCCGAGGTGACCAGCGGCTCGTTCGAGGTCACCTACGGGGATCGACAGCCGTACGACCTCCCGGGTGAGCCGGGCGATACGACCGACGCGGTCGACATCGACGCGCAGTTCACCGATCCGGCGGGCAACGAGTACGAAATCGACCACGACCACGTCGTGCAACCGCCGATTCCGGGCTACGAAACGGGTGGCGGCGTGTTGTCGGGCAGCTGGCTGCACGGGATCACGGGGACCGGTTCGCCGCTGTTCCCTCGAGTGTACACCTACGGCGCGTCGTGGGGCGTCGGGGACGTTCGAATCAACGGCGAGGTGGCCACCGAGGACGGATTCCGCGTCATCCACTTCATGACGACCCAGACGGTACGCGACGAGCGCTATCGGATGGCCGTAGACGAGGAGATGCCGCTCGCGCCCGACGGCACAATCGCGGGACAGGTCCACCACACCCACGGCGTCGTCCTGCCGATCAGGCCGACTCCGGAGGGGCCCGTCTACGATCCGGTGCCGACCGCGATGGAACTGCCGAACGGCGAGACCCAGCCGTTCATCCACGCGATGTGGGAACAGGACGAGATCGTCGAGGGGCCGTTCGACGACTGGGAGTTCCCCGGACAGGCCGATGGGGAGGCGTCGGACGCCGAGGAGTCGGCCGGTGGAGACGCTGACTTCCAGTTGGTCGGCGAGGCGTCGGCCTGGCAGGGCGCGGCGCCCGAGGCCATCGCGGGCGCGGAGAACCCGACGCTGCAACTCGAGGCGGGCACCGAATACACGCTCGTCTGGGAGAACGGCGACGGCCTCCAGCACAACTTCGCGATCGTGGACGCGAACGGCGAGGACCTTCTCGCGTCCGAACTCGTCGGCGATCAGGGGGCGACGCAGACGGTCACGTTCACCGCTAGCAAGGAGATGAGCGAGTACTACTGTCAGGTCCACCCCCAGAGCATGCGGGGCGGAATCGAGATCGGCGGCTGA
- a CDS encoding energy-coupling factor transporter transmembrane component T family protein — protein sequence MLTYDPDDTLAHRLDPRSKLAVQLGFAATALAHTSPRALVALTAVAGVLLVAARVPLLETLYAYRFALLFLSLAPVLAALTFGSPWLDLADGLTSARASYRVLLVLLVSAAYVRSTPVRDSRAAIQRTIPGRPGQLLGIGVALVFRFLPVLQADLRTISDAMAARLGDQRGAVDRASTLGLLGLSRAFDRADRLALAMQARCFAWNPTLPALSLSRLDYPALVVAAVLALSAAL from the coding sequence ATGCTCACCTACGACCCCGACGACACGCTCGCCCACCGGCTCGACCCCCGCTCGAAGTTGGCCGTCCAGCTCGGGTTCGCCGCGACCGCACTGGCCCACACGAGCCCGCGGGCGCTGGTCGCGCTCACCGCCGTCGCCGGCGTACTCTTGGTCGCCGCTCGCGTTCCGCTCCTCGAGACGCTGTACGCCTATCGCTTCGCCCTGCTCTTCCTCTCGCTCGCACCGGTACTCGCGGCGCTCACGTTCGGTTCGCCCTGGCTCGACCTCGCGGACGGCCTCACCTCCGCGCGGGCGAGCTACCGCGTCCTGCTCGTCTTACTCGTCAGCGCGGCGTACGTCCGGTCGACCCCGGTCCGGGACTCTCGAGCCGCGATCCAGCGAACGATTCCCGGAAGGCCCGGCCAACTCCTCGGAATCGGCGTCGCGCTCGTCTTCCGGTTTCTGCCGGTCCTGCAGGCCGATCTACGGACGATCAGCGACGCGATGGCGGCGCGGCTGGGCGACCAGCGCGGCGCTGTCGACCGCGCGAGTACGCTGGGGCTGTTAGGCCTCTCGCGGGCGTTCGACCGAGCCGATCGACTCGCGCTCGCAATGCAGGCGCGGTGTTTCGCCTGGAATCCCACCCTGCCGGCGCTGTCGCTCTCGCGGCTCGACTATCCCGCTCTCGTCGTCGCCGCCGTGCTCGCGCTCTCGGCGGCGCTGTGA
- a CDS encoding HVO_A0114 family putative DNA-binding protein — protein sequence MASSDVELAVYRCESCGDYQLGTAAMTCCGDAMTEVDDGAVPIDAPDEAELMRTVFDISETELEVCRCLMAEPEITVNELAEMVERDRSVVTRHLSHLVGLGIVEKRSRVLSDGGRVNVYSHRSVDAVRRQFKLGLYVWMLEAVEVIDDLSEEKISLLVEDETARTDPSQVIVDRDGSS from the coding sequence ATGGCATCCTCCGACGTGGAACTCGCGGTGTACCGCTGCGAGTCGTGCGGCGACTACCAGCTGGGAACCGCAGCGATGACGTGCTGTGGCGACGCGATGACGGAAGTCGACGACGGCGCCGTTCCGATCGACGCCCCCGACGAAGCGGAGCTCATGCGAACCGTCTTCGACATTTCCGAGACCGAACTCGAGGTCTGTCGCTGTCTGATGGCCGAACCCGAGATCACGGTCAACGAACTCGCGGAGATGGTCGAGCGCGATCGGAGCGTCGTCACCAGACACCTCAGTCATCTGGTCGGCCTCGGAATCGTCGAAAAGCGCTCGCGCGTCCTCTCCGACGGTGGACGCGTCAACGTCTACTCGCATCGGTCGGTGGACGCGGTCCGCCGCCAGTTCAAGCTCGGGCTCTACGTCTGGATGCTCGAGGCCGTCGAGGTGATCGACGATCTCAGCGAGGAGAAGATCTCGCTGCTGGTCGAGGACGAGACCGCCCGGACCGACCCCAGCCAGGTGATCGTCGACCGAGACGGGTCGTCCTGA
- a CDS encoding DsrE family protein, with translation MVNAAIVILAGTESHSDTGRLVNGLEAAKEFDDNEEDELELIFDGAGTQWVEELEDEDHDYHDLYQSVRDEAAVCDYCAGAFDADDAVEDAGLVRIDENDGHPSVRSLVDDDYEIITY, from the coding sequence ATGGTAAACGCAGCCATCGTTATTCTCGCGGGCACCGAATCGCACTCCGACACCGGACGACTGGTCAACGGCCTCGAGGCGGCGAAGGAGTTCGACGACAACGAGGAGGACGAACTCGAACTCATCTTCGACGGAGCCGGCACGCAGTGGGTCGAAGAACTCGAGGACGAGGACCACGACTACCACGACCTCTATCAGTCCGTCCGGGACGAAGCGGCCGTCTGTGACTACTGCGCCGGCGCGTTCGATGCCGACGACGCAGTCGAGGACGCGGGCCTCGTCCGCATCGACGAGAACGACGGCCATCCCAGCGTGCGGTCGCTCGTCGACGACGACTACGAGATCATCACGTACTGA
- a CDS encoding dihydrolipoyl dehydrogenase — protein sequence MEEYDFLVIGSGSGLDVANAAARRGQSVAVVEKGRLGGTCLNRGCIPSKQLLYRAEVLETIERAEEFGIEATVDGVAFADIVREVNEDVGESSESIRRGLESSSQHDLYPTEGKFVDERTVELSGGDHDGKRLTAETVLVAAGTRPGVPQVDGIEDVDYLTSREALRLEERPDHLVVIGGGYIAAELGQFFGTFGSDVTVLGRRPHLLPDADEEVAAEFTDRFADRFDVYTGYEATAVSGSDGEVTVEARPYREPDEDAATAMGEAETEDGAEPVTVTGDELLVAAGRVPNTDTLNVDAAGIETDDVGFVETDEYLQTTADGVWALGDIVGEYLLKHNANHEAKAVVRNLFGDDLEPVDYSAMPFAVFSSPEVAGVGATEGELQAAGRDYAKRTYRYEDTARGSAMKAEGMVKPLISLEGEILGCHIVGPDASNLIEEVVVAMTAGSGTVQDIRESVHIHPALSEVVQRAFSGQFTRGGHDHEHGHDH from the coding sequence ATGGAGGAGTACGATTTCCTGGTTATCGGGTCGGGATCGGGACTGGACGTCGCGAACGCGGCCGCACGGCGCGGTCAGTCGGTCGCCGTCGTCGAGAAGGGACGGCTCGGCGGAACCTGTCTGAACCGCGGCTGTATCCCCTCGAAGCAGCTGTTGTACCGCGCTGAGGTCCTCGAGACGATCGAGCGCGCCGAGGAGTTCGGGATCGAGGCGACGGTCGATGGCGTCGCCTTCGCCGATATCGTCCGCGAGGTCAACGAGGACGTGGGGGAGAGTTCCGAATCGATCCGTCGCGGGCTCGAGTCCTCGTCGCAGCACGATCTCTACCCGACGGAGGGGAAGTTCGTCGACGAGCGAACGGTCGAACTCTCCGGCGGGGATCACGACGGGAAGCGCTTGACCGCCGAAACGGTTCTCGTCGCGGCCGGCACCCGTCCCGGCGTCCCGCAGGTCGACGGCATCGAGGACGTCGACTACCTGACGAGCCGGGAAGCGCTGCGACTCGAGGAGCGTCCGGACCACCTCGTCGTGATCGGCGGCGGCTACATCGCGGCCGAACTGGGCCAGTTCTTCGGGACGTTCGGCAGCGACGTCACGGTGCTCGGCAGGCGGCCGCACCTGTTGCCCGACGCCGACGAGGAAGTGGCCGCCGAATTCACCGACCGATTCGCCGACCGGTTCGACGTGTATACGGGGTACGAGGCGACCGCGGTCTCGGGATCGGACGGCGAGGTGACCGTCGAGGCGCGACCGTATCGGGAGCCCGACGAGGACGCGGCGACGGCGATGGGTGAAGCCGAAACCGAGGACGGGGCGGAGCCCGTCACGGTCACCGGCGACGAACTGCTCGTCGCGGCCGGCCGCGTGCCGAATACAGACACGCTGAACGTCGACGCGGCGGGAATCGAGACCGACGACGTGGGGTTCGTCGAGACCGACGAGTACCTGCAGACGACCGCCGACGGCGTCTGGGCGCTCGGTGACATCGTCGGCGAGTACCTCCTGAAACACAACGCGAACCACGAGGCGAAGGCCGTCGTTCGGAACCTCTTCGGCGACGACCTCGAGCCGGTCGACTACTCGGCGATGCCCTTCGCCGTCTTCTCCTCGCCCGAGGTCGCCGGCGTCGGCGCCACGGAGGGCGAACTGCAGGCGGCGGGTCGCGACTACGCCAAACGAACGTACCGGTACGAGGACACTGCCCGCGGCTCGGCGATGAAAGCCGAGGGGATGGTCAAGCCGCTCATCTCACTCGAGGGCGAGATTCTGGGCTGTCACATCGTCGGTCCGGACGCGTCAAACCTGATCGAGGAGGTCGTCGTCGCGATGACGGCTGGCTCTGGAACGGTCCAGGATATCCGAGAATCAGTTCACATCCATCCCGCGCTCTCGGAGGTCGTCCAGCGGGCGTTCTCGGGACAGTTCACCCGCGGGGGCCACGATCACGAGCACGGACACGACCACTAG